GAAATAATATCGCTTCAAAAAATTAATATCTTACCCTATTTTTTATTTTTTTTGATTGGGGTAGTAGCTTTAGATAGGTTATTCAGTTATTTTTTTAATACTTACCATCGAAAAGTTAACTTTCTAACTATTAAAAATGAACAGATAAAATTATACAATAAAATTCAAAACTCTAAGTTTGTGGAATATTCTAAGATTGATTCAGGTGATATAATGAGTAGACTTTTGTCAGATATTGAGGAAAATGCCTACACAATGGCACTGGTACTTCCTACTATGATTTTCAACTTTTTATGGCTTTTTGTTATCTCTNTAATTTTGATTTATCTAAATTGGCAATTATTTTTGATTGTTTTTGTTTCTTTACCCTTTTATTGGATTATTATAAGAAGCTCGCAATCGAAATTACAAAACTACTCAAAATATGAAAGAGAATCTTTTGGAAAATTAA
The Petrotoga sp. 9PW.55.5.1 DNA segment above includes these coding regions:
- a CDS encoding ABC transporter transmembrane domain-containing protein is translated as MNKYAKRLIKYGVKNYKRYMIIIFLLGIISIAFGSLNPFFLQYLIDEIISLQKINILPYFLFFLIGVVALDRLFSYFFNTYHRKVNFLTIKNEQIKLYNKIQNSKFVEYSKIDSGDIMSRLLSDIEENAYTMALVLPTMIFNFLWLFVIS